One Vigna unguiculata cultivar IT97K-499-35 chromosome 7, ASM411807v1, whole genome shotgun sequence genomic region harbors:
- the LOC114191555 gene encoding blue-light photoreceptor PHR2 gives MDSTHQMETEKEEQRQKTPLSTEPPFAVASLSLSLPTVFPFRQPKISSTPQPNKVKVPTQASSLTHLSLSTASPTPSKTSFKSSLSATPIHAPLSLGPNRPRDPSNSAALRRAAVVWFRNDLRVLDNECLASANNESLSVLPVYCFDPADYGKSASGFDKTGPYRANFLIESVADLRRNLQARGSDLVVRVGKPETVLVEMAKAVGADAVYAHREVSHDEAKTEEKVEAAMKEENVEVKYFWGSTLYHVEDLPFKLEDMPTNYGGFRDRVQKLEIRKTIEALDQLKGMPSRGDVEIGDIPSLMDLGLNPSSAMPQDGKAGANASMVGGETEALQRLKKFAAECEAQPHKGNKDGTHSIYGANFSCKISPWLAMGCLSPRIMYEELKKTASRSISASSNRTDGGNGSSKTGTNWLMFELLWRDFFRFITKKYSSAKKQLEAAPATACAGAFA, from the exons ATGGATTCAACTCACCAAATGGAAACAGAGAAAGAAGAACAGAGACAGAAGACGCCACTCTCCACAGAACCACCATTTGCAGTGGCATCACTATCTCTCTCTCTACCCACCGTTTTCCCCTTTCGACAACCCAAGATCTCATCAACCCCTCAACCCAACAAGGTCAAGGTTCCAACCCAAGCTTCATCCCTAACCCACCTTTCTCTCTCAACCGCTTCGCCGACTCCTTCCAAGACCTCCTTCAAATCCTCCCTCTCCGCCACTCCTATCCACGCCCCTCTATCTCTCGGGCCCAACCGCCCCCGCGACCCCTCCAACTCCGCCGCGCTTCGCCGCGCCGCTGTGGTCTGGTTCCGCAACGACCTCCGCGTCCTCGACAACGAGTGTCTCGCCTCTGCCAACAATGAATCTCTCTCCGTCCTCCCCGTCTACTGTTTTGACCCCGCCGACTACGGCAAGTCCGCCTCCGGCTTCGACAAGACCGGCCCCTACCGCGCCAACTTCCTCATCGAGTCCGTCGCCGACCTGCGGCGGAATCTCCAGGCTCGCGGCTCTGATCTTGTGGTGCGCGTCGGCAAGCCCGAGACCGTGCTGGTAGAGATGGCGAAGGCCGTTGGGGCCGACGCGGTGTACGCGCACAGGGAGGTTTCTCATGACGAGGCGAAGACGGAGGAGAAGGTGGAGGCAGCGATGAAGGAGGAGAATGTGGAGGTAAAGTACTTCTGGGGAAGCACGTTGTATCACGTGGAGGATTTGCCTTTTAAGCTTGAGGATATGCCTACCAATTACGGAGGGTTCAGGGATAGGGTTCAGAAATTGGAGATTAGGAAGACAATTGAGGCTTTGGATCAGCTAAAGGGAATGCCTTCTCGCGGAGATGTTGAGATTGGTGATATTCCTTCGTTGATGGACCTTGGTCTTAATCCATCTTCCGCAATGCCACAG GATGGGAAGGCTGGTGCTAATGCTTCTATGGTAGGAGGGGAGACTGAGGCACTGCAGAGGCTGAAAAAATTTGCGGCTGAGTGTGAAGCTCAGCCACACAAGGGGAATAAGGATGGAACACACAGTATATATGGTGCCAACTTCTCCTGCAAGATTTCTCCGTGGTTGGCAATGGGATGTCTCTCCCCTCGCATAATGTATGAAGAACTGAAGAAGACTGCCAGCAG ATCCATTTCGGCATCGTCGAACCGGACTGATGGTGGTAATGGCTCGTCCAAAACTGGAACAAATTGGTTGATGTTTGAGTTGCTATGGAGGGACTTCTTCAG gtttataacaaaaaaatacagCTCTGCAAAGAAACAGCTGGAAGCTGCTCCAGCTACTGCATGTGCCGGTGCTTTTGCTTAA
- the LOC114190961 gene encoding magnesium/proton exchanger isoform X2, protein MVPFSSILGHEKCDRYLIFSGESALGDGFRAFFYFLGLAYCFIGLSAITARFFQSMENVVKHTRKVVEVDPVTKTETIRHEKVWNYTIADISLLAFGTSFPQISLATIDAVQNMGKLYAGGLGPGTLVGSAAFDLFPIHAICVVVPKAGELKKIADLGVWLVELFWSFWAYIWLYIILEVWTPNVVTLWEALLTVLQYGLLLIHAYAQDKRWPYISLPIARDERPEDWVPEETPYFQQEVYQQMNFSEIKHVSEETGDTVDIFSIHSENPTVPQTDDEAEILVKAKETTLEDTHLLTIWRQQFVDALRLENPESKKLKNTYLLLAGTLWKLLLLPWRFLFSFVPPCQIAHGWISFICSLLFISGIAYIVTKITELISCVTGINAYVIAFTALASGTSWPDLVASKIAAERQQTADSAIANITCSNSVNIYVGIGVPWLIDTLYNFIAYREPLRIQSAGGLSFSLIVFFCTSVGCISVLVFRRIIFGAELGGPRLWAWITCAFFMLLWIIFVVLSSLKVSGFI, encoded by the exons ATGGTTCCCTTTTCCAGCATACTGGGGCACGAAAAGTGTGacagatatttaatttttagtggaGAATCGGCCCTTGGGGATGGTTTTCgagcatttttttattttcttggcCTTGCTTACTGCTTTATCGGATTGTCGGCTATAACCGCTCGCTTCTTTCAATCGATGGAAAATGTGGTCAAGCACACAAGGAAGGTAGTGGAGGTAGATCCTGTTACTAAAACTGAAACTATTAGACATGAAAAAGTTTGGAATTACACTATTGCGGATATTAGCCTCTTGGCCTTTGGAACTAGCTTTCCCCAGATATCATTAGCCACCATTGATGCAGTACAGAACATGGGGAAGCTCTATGCTGGAG GTTTGGGACCCGGAACACTTGTTGGTTCTGCTGCATTTGACCTTTTCCCCATCCACGCTATTTGTGTAGTAGTTCCAAAAGCAGGAGAGCTGAAGAAGATTGCTGATCTAGGGGTATGGCTGGTGGAGCTGTTTTGGTCATTTTGGGCTTACATTTGGTTATACATAATTTTGGAG GTATGGACTCCAAACGTTGTGACTCTGTGGGAGGCCCTGTTGACTGTACTACAATATGGATTACTATTGATACATGCTTATGCTCAAGATAAACGTTGGCCCTATATTTCTCTACCAAT TGCAAGAGATGAGAGGCCAGAGGATTGGGTACCAGAGGAGACTCCTTATTTTCAACAGGAAGTCTATCAGCAGATGAATTTCTCTGAGATAAAGCATGTTAGTGAAGAAACTGGCGACACTGTTGATATTTTTTCCATTCATTCAGAAAACCCCACTG TACCTCAAACAGATGATGAGGCTGAAATTTTGGTCAAAGCTAAGGAAACAACGTTGGAGGATACCCACTTGCTTACAATTTGGAGACAGCAATTTGTGGATGCACTGAGG TTGGAGAACCCAgaatcaaaaaaattgaaaaatacgTATCTCCTCCTAGCTGGAACTTTATGGAAATTGCTGCTCTTACCATGgagatttcttttttcttttgttcctCCTTGCCAAATTGCTCATGGATGGATCTCCTTCATTTGCTCCCTGCTTTTCATCAGCGGGATAGCTTACATTGTGACTAAGATCACAGAACTTATAAGTTGTGTTACAG GAATAAACGCTTACGTGATAGCATTTACAGCCCTAGCCAGTGGAACCTCGTGGCCTGATCTAGTGGCAAGCAAGATTGCTGCTGAACGTCAACAAACTGCTGATTCTGCAATTGCAAACATCACTTGCAG CAATTCAGTGAATATATATGTTGGAATTGGTGTTCCATGGCTTATTGATACTTTGTACAACTTCATAGCATATCGAGAACCTCTCCGAATCCAAAGTGCAGGGGGACTAAGCTTTTCTCTGATTGTTTTCTTTTGCACTTCTGTTGGGTGTATATCGGTTTTGGTTTTCAGGCGTATAATTTTTGGCGCAGAGCTAGGAGGGCCTAGGCTCTGGGCATGGATCACCTGTGCCTTTTTCATGTTGTTGTGGATTATCTTTGTTGTACTATCTTCACTCAAGGTTTCTGGATtcatttag
- the LOC114190961 gene encoding magnesium/proton exchanger isoform X1, producing the protein MVPFSSILGHEKCDRYLIFSGESALGDGFRAFFYFLGLAYCFIGLSAITARFFQSMENVVKHTRKVVEVDPVTKTETIRHEKVWNYTIADISLLAFGTSFPQISLATIDAVQNMGKLYAGGLGPGTLVGSAAFDLFPIHAICVVVPKAGELKKIADLGVWLVELFWSFWAYIWLYIILEVWTPNVVTLWEALLTVLQYGLLLIHAYAQDKRWPYISLPIARDERPEDWVPEETPYFQQEVYQQMNFSEIKHVSEETGDTVDIFSIHSENPTVPQTDDEAEILVKAKETTLEDTHLLTIWRQQFVDALRQLENPESKKLKNTYLLLAGTLWKLLLLPWRFLFSFVPPCQIAHGWISFICSLLFISGIAYIVTKITELISCVTGINAYVIAFTALASGTSWPDLVASKIAAERQQTADSAIANITCSNSVNIYVGIGVPWLIDTLYNFIAYREPLRIQSAGGLSFSLIVFFCTSVGCISVLVFRRIIFGAELGGPRLWAWITCAFFMLLWIIFVVLSSLKVSGFI; encoded by the exons ATGGTTCCCTTTTCCAGCATACTGGGGCACGAAAAGTGTGacagatatttaatttttagtggaGAATCGGCCCTTGGGGATGGTTTTCgagcatttttttattttcttggcCTTGCTTACTGCTTTATCGGATTGTCGGCTATAACCGCTCGCTTCTTTCAATCGATGGAAAATGTGGTCAAGCACACAAGGAAGGTAGTGGAGGTAGATCCTGTTACTAAAACTGAAACTATTAGACATGAAAAAGTTTGGAATTACACTATTGCGGATATTAGCCTCTTGGCCTTTGGAACTAGCTTTCCCCAGATATCATTAGCCACCATTGATGCAGTACAGAACATGGGGAAGCTCTATGCTGGAG GTTTGGGACCCGGAACACTTGTTGGTTCTGCTGCATTTGACCTTTTCCCCATCCACGCTATTTGTGTAGTAGTTCCAAAAGCAGGAGAGCTGAAGAAGATTGCTGATCTAGGGGTATGGCTGGTGGAGCTGTTTTGGTCATTTTGGGCTTACATTTGGTTATACATAATTTTGGAG GTATGGACTCCAAACGTTGTGACTCTGTGGGAGGCCCTGTTGACTGTACTACAATATGGATTACTATTGATACATGCTTATGCTCAAGATAAACGTTGGCCCTATATTTCTCTACCAAT TGCAAGAGATGAGAGGCCAGAGGATTGGGTACCAGAGGAGACTCCTTATTTTCAACAGGAAGTCTATCAGCAGATGAATTTCTCTGAGATAAAGCATGTTAGTGAAGAAACTGGCGACACTGTTGATATTTTTTCCATTCATTCAGAAAACCCCACTG TACCTCAAACAGATGATGAGGCTGAAATTTTGGTCAAAGCTAAGGAAACAACGTTGGAGGATACCCACTTGCTTACAATTTGGAGACAGCAATTTGTGGATGCACTGAGG CAGTTGGAGAACCCAgaatcaaaaaaattgaaaaatacgTATCTCCTCCTAGCTGGAACTTTATGGAAATTGCTGCTCTTACCATGgagatttcttttttcttttgttcctCCTTGCCAAATTGCTCATGGATGGATCTCCTTCATTTGCTCCCTGCTTTTCATCAGCGGGATAGCTTACATTGTGACTAAGATCACAGAACTTATAAGTTGTGTTACAG GAATAAACGCTTACGTGATAGCATTTACAGCCCTAGCCAGTGGAACCTCGTGGCCTGATCTAGTGGCAAGCAAGATTGCTGCTGAACGTCAACAAACTGCTGATTCTGCAATTGCAAACATCACTTGCAG CAATTCAGTGAATATATATGTTGGAATTGGTGTTCCATGGCTTATTGATACTTTGTACAACTTCATAGCATATCGAGAACCTCTCCGAATCCAAAGTGCAGGGGGACTAAGCTTTTCTCTGATTGTTTTCTTTTGCACTTCTGTTGGGTGTATATCGGTTTTGGTTTTCAGGCGTATAATTTTTGGCGCAGAGCTAGGAGGGCCTAGGCTCTGGGCATGGATCACCTGTGCCTTTTTCATGTTGTTGTGGATTATCTTTGTTGTACTATCTTCACTCAAGGTTTCTGGATtcatttag